Proteins from a genomic interval of Pseudomonadota bacterium:
- a CDS encoding sigma 54-interacting transcriptional regulator: MTQADLPLTTAHLAYLLDTCGDGFIVCDSEQRIVLVNQEAERIFGYSNRALLDQQLSVLMPERYRQRHAEGFDKRLRNPRDMPLRYVEVRGLREDGSEVPLEIRFTCTPLGGTLYFTGSLRDVTERVRAREEIERLNRALERERDYLREEVAAVRSGDIVGESPALLRALEQLDAVAQTDATVLIHGESGTGKELFARALHDRSRRSGKTLVRVNCASVPKELFESEFFGHVRGAFTGALKTRDGRFQLAHEGTLFLDEVGEIPLDLQGKLLRVLQEGEFERVGDDRTRRVNVRVVAATNRDLRREAAAGRFREDLYYRLSVFPIEVPPLRERSHDVVALAEHFLARACADLRVPASSLGEREQEQLLAYAWPGNVRELSNVMERAAIVSRGGPLRLELALGAGHRGSASSTSVRSAHSRKPSPPPADAGGQPTDDEIAAVLERNEQVVARAARELGLSRQALYRRMERIGLAVTRTARRRA, encoded by the coding sequence GTGACCCAGGCCGACTTGCCGCTGACCACGGCCCACCTCGCATATCTGCTGGACACTTGCGGTGACGGCTTCATCGTCTGCGACAGCGAGCAGCGCATCGTGCTGGTCAACCAAGAGGCCGAGCGCATCTTCGGGTATTCAAACCGCGCGCTCCTCGACCAGCAGCTCTCTGTTCTGATGCCTGAGCGCTACCGTCAACGGCACGCGGAGGGCTTTGACAAGCGGCTGAGGAACCCGCGTGACATGCCGCTTCGGTACGTGGAGGTGCGCGGACTGCGCGAGGATGGCAGCGAGGTCCCGCTTGAGATTCGTTTTACCTGCACGCCACTCGGCGGCACGCTGTACTTCACGGGTTCATTGCGCGATGTCACCGAACGGGTGCGAGCGCGCGAGGAGATCGAGCGGCTCAACCGCGCACTCGAGCGTGAGCGGGACTACCTACGCGAGGAGGTCGCCGCAGTGCGTTCCGGAGATATCGTGGGCGAGAGTCCCGCCCTCTTGCGAGCGCTCGAGCAGCTGGATGCGGTAGCCCAGACCGACGCGACGGTTCTCATCCATGGCGAATCGGGCACCGGCAAAGAGCTATTCGCGCGCGCACTTCACGACCGGAGTCGGCGCAGCGGCAAGACGCTTGTACGGGTCAACTGCGCGTCGGTCCCGAAGGAGCTATTTGAGAGCGAGTTCTTTGGTCACGTGCGCGGCGCGTTCACCGGTGCCCTCAAGACTCGCGACGGGCGGTTTCAGCTGGCCCACGAAGGCACGCTTTTCCTAGACGAGGTCGGCGAAATCCCGCTCGACCTGCAGGGCAAGCTCCTGCGGGTGCTGCAGGAAGGCGAGTTCGAGCGCGTGGGCGACGACCGGACCCGGCGGGTCAACGTCCGCGTGGTCGCGGCAACCAATCGTGACCTTAGGCGAGAAGCAGCCGCAGGCCGTTTTCGCGAGGATCTGTACTATCGCCTGAGCGTGTTTCCGATCGAGGTGCCACCCCTGCGTGAGCGAAGTCACGACGTTGTGGCTTTGGCAGAGCATTTCCTTGCGCGCGCATGCGCGGACTTGCGGGTGCCGGCATCCAGTTTGGGCGAGCGCGAGCAAGAGCAGCTGTTGGCCTACGCCTGGCCTGGCAATGTGCGTGAGTTATCCAACGTCATGGAGCGCGCAGCCATCGTCTCCCGAGGTGGCCCACTGCGCCTGGAGCTGGCGCTTGGCGCTGGGCACCGCGGTTCTGCGTCGAGTACGAGTGTCCGCTCGGCCCACTCGCGCAAGCCATCGCCCCCGCCCGCAGATGCCGGCGGCCAGCCGACCGAC